Proteins found in one Mesorhizobium sp. CAU 1732 genomic segment:
- a CDS encoding oligopeptide/dipeptide ABC transporter ATP-binding protein, which yields MHFPIYKGILRRRVGAVQAVDGISFDIRKGETLALVGESGCGKSTTGRALLRLYKATGGRILFENVDIASLEGEALRRMRPRMQMIFQDPQASLNPRMTVGAIIAEPLSEHRVASGEARRERVRELLDAVGLNPDYVNRYPHEFSGGQRQRIGIARALALDPDFIVCDEPIAALDVSIQAQVVNLLEDLQKKLGLTYLFISHDLSMVKHIADRVAVMYLGKMVELADVTRLFSSPKHPYTKALLSAVPVPDPAIEATRRRIILTGDIPDPSNPPAGCRFCTRCPEAVNQCFVDEPTWREVEPGRYVACHLVE from the coding sequence ATGCACTTCCCGATCTACAAGGGCATCCTGCGCCGGCGTGTCGGAGCGGTTCAGGCGGTCGACGGCATCTCTTTCGATATCCGCAAGGGCGAAACGCTGGCGCTGGTGGGCGAAAGCGGATGCGGCAAGTCGACGACAGGGCGTGCGCTTCTGCGGCTCTACAAGGCGACCGGCGGGCGCATCCTGTTCGAGAACGTCGATATCGCCTCGCTGGAAGGCGAAGCGCTGCGGCGCATGCGGCCGCGCATGCAGATGATCTTCCAGGACCCTCAGGCGTCCCTCAATCCACGTATGACGGTGGGCGCCATCATCGCCGAGCCGCTGTCGGAGCACCGTGTCGCATCCGGCGAGGCGCGCCGCGAGCGCGTGCGCGAACTGCTCGATGCGGTGGGGCTGAACCCGGACTACGTCAACCGCTATCCGCACGAGTTTTCGGGTGGCCAGCGCCAGCGCATCGGCATCGCCCGCGCGCTTGCTCTCGATCCGGACTTCATCGTCTGCGACGAGCCGATCGCCGCGCTCGACGTCTCGATCCAGGCGCAGGTGGTCAACCTGCTGGAGGATTTGCAGAAAAAGCTCGGCCTGACCTACCTCTTCATCAGCCACGATCTGTCGATGGTAAAGCACATCGCAGACCGTGTGGCCGTGATGTATCTGGGCAAGATGGTCGAGCTCGCGGATGTGACGCGGCTCTTTTCCAGCCCGAAACATCCCTACACGAAAGCGTTGCTGTCGGCGGTGCCTGTACCCGACCCGGCAATCGAGGCGACGCGCCGGCGCATCATTCTCACGGGTGACATTCCCGATCCGTCGAACCCGCCTGCCGGCTGCCGTTTCTGTACGCGGTGCCCGGAGGCGGTCAATCAGTGCTTCGTCGATGAACCGACGTGGCGCGAGGTCGAGCCGGGACGATACGTTGCCTGCCATCTGGTCGAGTAG
- a CDS encoding ABC transporter ATP-binding protein — MQLTRWGVSIAQVLEVSDLKTVFHTHDGVIHAVNGISFNLDEGELLAVVGESGSGKSVAMMSLLQLLPMPPARIASGRVMFQDQDLVKLGTSDIRHVRGARIGFVFQDPMTSLNPVYPVGFQIMEPLREHMGLSRKQARQRAIELLEIVGIPAAAKRIDDYPHQFSGGMRQRVVIAIALACDPKVLIADEPTTALDVTVQAQILELVRELRHKLGMAIIWITHDLGVAAGIADRVIVMYGGLVVEHARVDRLFADPQHPYTRALLDSLPGRHTADERLRSISGQPPLLLAQPSSCPFAPRCRHAFERCWEENPPLIAEADGHDVACWWDPEIGGPRVVA; from the coding sequence TACACGGTGGGGTGTGTCAATCGCGCAGGTGTTGGAAGTCTCCGACCTCAAGACGGTTTTTCATACGCATGACGGCGTAATTCACGCGGTCAACGGCATCAGCTTCAATCTGGACGAAGGTGAGCTGCTCGCGGTGGTCGGCGAGAGCGGTTCAGGCAAGAGCGTCGCGATGATGTCGCTCCTGCAACTTCTGCCGATGCCACCGGCCCGCATCGCGAGCGGCCGGGTCATGTTCCAGGACCAGGATCTCGTAAAACTCGGCACGTCGGACATCAGACATGTTCGCGGCGCGCGCATCGGCTTCGTGTTTCAGGATCCGATGACGTCGCTCAACCCGGTCTATCCGGTCGGCTTCCAGATCATGGAACCGCTGCGCGAGCATATGGGGCTCAGCCGCAAGCAGGCGCGGCAGCGCGCGATCGAACTGCTTGAGATCGTGGGCATCCCGGCTGCCGCCAAGCGCATCGACGATTATCCGCACCAGTTCTCGGGCGGCATGCGCCAGCGCGTCGTCATTGCGATCGCTCTGGCCTGCGATCCCAAGGTGCTGATCGCCGACGAGCCCACCACCGCGCTCGACGTCACTGTGCAGGCTCAGATTCTCGAGCTCGTCCGCGAGCTTCGTCACAAGCTCGGCATGGCGATCATCTGGATCACGCATGATCTCGGCGTCGCCGCCGGCATCGCCGACCGCGTCATCGTGATGTATGGCGGACTGGTCGTCGAGCATGCGCGCGTCGATCGCCTGTTCGCCGATCCGCAGCACCCCTATACGCGTGCTTTGCTCGACTCGTTGCCCGGCAGGCACACGGCGGACGAGCGCCTTCGCTCGATCAGCGGACAGCCCCCCCTCCTTCTGGCGCAGCCTTCGTCCTGCCCGTTCGCACCCCGCTGCCGTCATGCCTTCGAGCGCTGTTGGGAGGAAAACCCGCCGCTGATCGCTGAGGCGGACGGCCATGATGTCGCTTGCTGGTGGGATCCCGAGATCGGAGGGCCGCGCGTTGTCGCCTGA